GCGTTTTTTAGATGTTAAAACAGATTATGCCTTCAAAAAGGTTTTTGGCTCACAAGGAAGTAAGGATATACTTATTAGCTTTCTTAACTCGGTGATTGATTTTAAAGAGACTGAAAAAATCGTTGATTTAGTAATCGTTGACCCCTACCAAATACCATTAATCAAGGGGATGAAGGATACCTATG
Above is a genomic segment from bacterium containing:
- a CDS encoding PD-(D/E)XK nuclease family transposase: MSYNMYDINIEGRSIWMRFLDVKTDYAFKKVFGSQGSKDILISFLNSVIDFKETEKIVDLVIVDPYQIPLIKGMKDTY